In Sphingobacteriaceae bacterium, one genomic interval encodes:
- a CDS encoding LPS-assembly protein LptD, producing MTKTLNSQVVFFLLLLISFTVKYNAQTNPSDTIKTFKPDTLNTVENEELEGKVSYLGEDSMVFIMSDSKLYLFGKGHVTYGDIDLKSEFIEVDYKKNIVTAFGKRDSLGKAVGHPVFKEGDEEMTAEKIMYNLKTKKGKIFNALTHQGELLVLGSEIKKDSTDVIYMKDMRCIPCKDEDARTKFRATKAKIIPNDKIVTGPLYLEIGGVPTPLALPFGFFPNTKKQKSGILLPMPGQSASQGFFLQEGGYYWGINPQTDMIIKGDIYSNGSWAARTTNNYYVLYKAAGSVNLGYKSFNFGDKDVPTSYSKDKSYSVAWVHNQDNKSNPSVRFGANVNFVNNQRINRINALNSGEFLNNTFQSNINFTKSFKLTSLSINAMHSQNSQTKYAEITLPGLTFNVNRFFPFKRENAVRQNVFDKIGVNYLLEARNTLSGADTTLFQGDLNKKLRYGIKHSLPISTNFNLFKYITITPALNFNAVMYTQSTSKRFENDFIAPKVISDTTTGFVAGYDASYSTSMNTKIYFDYLYKKGRLSQVRHLMIPTLAHTYRPDFGKEQYGFWKKVQTDTIGNFTRYSIFEKSLFGGPGIGEQNALSINLYNTLDAKTKKMSDSGYVYNKISLLQEASIGASYNMAADSFHMSDIRTSARTKLFKQFDVQASAFFDPYAYDFTTNRRINEFAYNTGGPLGRFKNANFIVSTSLSSNLLEAAKAKRNPSITNGVEQGAANNLVKDEKLPWNLFINYGLELRNIEDRVIYPTHSLMFSGDLMPTKFWKIGLTSGFDFTSQKISYTTVNIYRDLKCWEARIDWVPFGSNKSYRIVINLKTAMLRDFKIPKQSRPYDNF from the coding sequence TTGACGAAAACGTTAAATAGCCAAGTAGTTTTCTTCCTGCTTCTGTTAATATCTTTCACTGTAAAGTATAACGCGCAAACCAATCCCTCGGATACAATAAAAACATTTAAACCCGATACCTTAAATACGGTTGAAAATGAGGAATTAGAGGGAAAAGTAAGTTATTTAGGTGAGGATAGCATGGTTTTCATTATGTCAGATTCTAAACTCTATTTGTTCGGTAAAGGACATGTAACTTATGGCGACATCGATTTAAAATCTGAATTTATTGAGGTGGATTATAAAAAAAATATAGTAACGGCATTTGGAAAAAGAGATAGTTTAGGTAAAGCTGTTGGTCATCCTGTGTTTAAGGAAGGAGATGAAGAAATGACAGCCGAAAAAATTATGTACAATTTAAAAACCAAAAAAGGAAAAATATTTAATGCTTTAACACATCAGGGAGAATTACTTGTTTTGGGAAGCGAGATTAAAAAAGATAGTACCGACGTTATTTACATGAAAGATATGCGTTGTATTCCGTGTAAGGATGAGGATGCAAGAACAAAATTTCGGGCAACCAAGGCAAAAATTATTCCAAATGATAAAATAGTAACAGGCCCACTTTATTTAGAAATTGGCGGAGTGCCAACTCCGCTTGCATTACCGTTTGGTTTTTTCCCAAATACCAAAAAGCAAAAAAGCGGAATTTTATTACCCATGCCGGGGCAATCTGCCTCGCAAGGCTTTTTTTTACAGGAAGGCGGATATTATTGGGGCATCAACCCGCAAACCGATATGATTATTAAAGGAGATATTTATTCCAATGGAAGCTGGGCAGCGCGTACTACAAATAATTATTATGTTTTGTATAAGGCGGCCGGAAGTGTTAACCTGGGATACAAATCTTTTAATTTTGGCGATAAGGATGTGCCCACTTCATACAGTAAGGATAAATCATATAGCGTTGCGTGGGTGCATAATCAGGATAATAAAAGCAATCCTAGTGTGCGATTTGGAGCGAATGTGAATTTTGTAAACAACCAACGTATAAATAGAATTAACGCCTTAAATTCCGGCGAATTTTTAAACAACACTTTTCAATCCAATATTAATTTTACAAAATCCTTTAAACTCACTTCACTAAGCATCAATGCCATGCATAGTCAAAACAGCCAAACAAAATATGCTGAAATTACTTTACCCGGTTTAACGTTTAACGTAAATCGCTTCTTCCCTTTTAAACGCGAAAATGCAGTAAGGCAAAATGTTTTTGATAAAATAGGGGTGAATTATTTATTGGAAGCAAGAAATACTTTGTCCGGGGCCGACACCACCTTATTTCAAGGTGATTTAAATAAAAAATTGCGTTATGGCATTAAACATTCATTACCTATATCTACCAATTTTAATTTGTTTAAATACATTACGATTACCCCGGCCTTAAATTTTAATGCGGTAATGTACACGCAAAGTACAAGTAAAAGATTTGAAAATGATTTTATAGCACCTAAAGTAATTAGTGATACCACCACCGGTTTTGTAGCCGGCTATGATGCGAGTTACAGTACCAGTATGAATACAAAAATATATTTTGATTATTTATATAAAAAAGGCAGACTATCGCAGGTTCGTCATTTAATGATTCCAACACTGGCTCACACGTATCGACCCGATTTTGGAAAAGAGCAATATGGGTTTTGGAAAAAAGTACAAACCGATACCATTGGAAATTTTACGCGTTACAGTATTTTTGAAAAGTCATTATTTGGAGGGCCGGGTATAGGAGAACAAAATGCGTTATCCATTAATTTATACAATACCTTGGATGCTAAAACTAAAAAAATGTCAGATTCAGGTTATGTCTACAATAAAATCTCGTTATTACAAGAAGCCAGTATTGGAGCTTCCTATAATATGGCTGCCGACAGTTTTCACATGAGCGATATAAGAACATCGGCACGTACAAAATTGTTTAAACAATTTGATGTACAAGCCAGTGCTTTTTTTGATCCCTATGCTTATGATTTCACCACAAATCGCCGCATAAATGAATTTGCGTATAATACCGGCGGTCCGTTAGGGAGATTTAAAAATGCTAATTTTATTGTGAGCACTTCACTAAGCAGTAATTTATTGGAAGCGGCCAAAGCAAAAAGAAATCCAAGCATCACGAATGGTGTTGAACAAGGCGCTGCAAATAATTTAGTAAAAGATGAAAAATTACCTTGGAATTTGTTTATTAATTATGGACTCGAATTAAGAAATATAGAAGACAGGGTAATTTACCCCACACATTCTCTAATGTTTAGCGGTGACTTAATGCCTACTAAATTCTGGAAAATTGGTTTAACCAGTGGGTTTGATTTTACCTCTCAAAAAATTAGTTATACCACGGTTAATATTTATCGCGATTTAAAATGTTGGGAAGCGCGTATTGATTGGGTTCCGTTTGGTTCAAATAAAAGCTATCGCATTGTAATCAATTTGAAAACAGCCATGTTGCGTGATTTTAAAATTCCGAAACAAAGCAGACCTTACGATAATTTTTAA